The Acholeplasma laidlawii PG-8A DNA window TATTTGATTTTTTGCTTAATTTTTATGTAATTACTTCCCCACAATTTTTGCCCACATATTGTGGATAAATTTTCCACATTTTATTCACAATGTTGATAAGTTGTGTAAGTCGACTTGTTGGCTTTATAAAGCAAATGACACACTGAAAGTTATCCACAAACAAATTTTTCAAAAGTGTTTAAATCAAAAAGTTATCCACAAATAATGTGGAAAACTTTTTAATAAATTTGTCGTTTCTTATGCTATCATAGTTTTACATAAATTATTAACTACTATAGGGAGGCAGTCATGAGTCCAAACAGCACATTATGGCAGACAATATTACAGGATTTAGAAAAACTATACAACGAGGAGACTTACAACGAGCTATTTCTACCAGTGACTTCTACTTTTAAAGATCAAAACGGATTACTTACAATGGTTGTAGCTAATGAGTTCTTAAAGAATCGTATCAATAAACTATACATTGCAAAAATTAACGAACTTGCTACAAAATATTCAAGTACTCCAGTTAGATTGAAATTCGTATCACAAGAAGAAGTTATTGAAGAACCAGTAGCTGATCGTAAATTAACCATTGATTATCGTCAAGGGAACTTAAACTCTACCTATACCTTTGACTCTTTTGTTGTTGGAAAATCTAACATGTTTGCTTTTCGTATGGCGATGAAGGTTGCTGATCAACCTGGAGCAGTAGCAAACCCTTTCTACATATTTGGTGATGTAGGTTTAGGTAAAACCCATCTTATGCAAGCAATAGGTAACTATATATTAGATAATGATGTCGAAAAACGTATCTTATATGTTAAAGCTGATAACTTTATTGAAGACTTTGTATCTTTATTATCAAGAAACAAAAATAAGACTGAAGAATTCAATGCTAAATATAAAGATATTGACGTTATATTAGTAGACGACATCCAAATTATGGCAAATGCTAGTAAAACTCAAATGGAATTCTTTAAGCTCTTTGACTACCTATATTTAAATAATAAACAAATCGTTATAACATCTGATAAACCAGCTTCACAATTAACAAATATCATGCCACGTTTAACGACACGTTTTGAAGCTGGTCTCTCTGTAGACATACAAATACCTGAATTAGAACATAGAATAAGTATTTTAAAGAGAAAAACAGCTACATTAGATGCCAACTTAGAGGTAAGTGAGGATATTTTAACCTTTATAGCATCTCAATTTGCAGCAAACATTAGAGAAATGGAAGGTGCACTCATTCGTTTAATTAGTTATGCACAGACCTTTAATCTAGAAATTACAATGAATGTTGTTGAAGAAGCACTTGGTGCTGTATTAAAAACTAAGAAGAAAACAAATGATTTAAACGAAAATAACTACGATAAGATCCAAAGTATTGTAGCAGATTACTTCCAAGTTTCATTACCAGACTTAATTGGTAAGAAAAGACATGCTAAATTCACATTACCTAGACATATAGCGATGTATCTTATTAAACTTAAATACAATATTCCTTATAAAACAATTGGATCTTTATTTAATGATAGAGACCACTCCACAGTATTATCTGCTTGTGAAAAAGTAGAACGCGATATGAGGATGGATTCGAACTTAAAGTTTGCTGTTGACTCGATTGTCAAAAAAATAGATTCACCATTATTAAAGTGATAAATGTTTATAAAAATGATTAAATGTGGTAAAATAAATGGTAGATGAAGCGATTATTGCTAGTTTCCCACTTTCCCACAGACACTAACAATAACAAAGAAGAAATAATAATTAATAAAAGGGGTAAAATATGAATTTTACAATTGAAAGAGATATCTTACTAAACCATCTAATGCCATGTACAAAAAGGATTACCAAATAAAACACCTCTACCTATTTTATATGCTATTAAATTTGAAGTGTTTTCAGATTATATCCAATTAACAGCTTCTAACTCTGATATAGCCATTCAAGTATTAATTGATGATCCATCATTAGTTGTTCATAAGACAGGAAAGATTGCTTTACCCTGAGAGATCCCCTCATAATTTCCCCAAAGCGTAACCATGTGTGAATAAATTTTGAGCTAGTAGGGTTGCAGCCACGAGTAAGTCTTCCCTTGTTATTGTGTAGCCAGAATGCCGCAAAACTTCCATGCCTAAGCGAACTGTTGAGAGTACGTTTCGATTTCTGACTGTGTTAGCCTGGAAGTGCTTGTCCCAACCTTGTTTCTGAGCATGAACGCCCGCAAGCCAACATGTTAGTTGAAGCATCAGGGCGATTAGCAGCATGATATCAAAACGCTCTGAGCTGCTCGTTCGGCTATGGCGTAGGCCTAGTCCGTAGGCAGGACTTTTCAAGTCTCGGAAGGTTTCTTCAATCTGCATTCGCTTCGAATAGATATTAACAAGTTGTTTGGGTGTTCGAATTTCAACAGGTAAGTTAGTTGCTAGAACCCATGGCTCCTTTGCCGACGCTGAGTAGATTTTAGGTGACGGGTGGTGACAATGAGTCCGTGTCGAGCGCTGATTTTTTCGGCCTTTAGAGCGAGATTTATACAATAGAATTTGGCATGAGATTGGATTGCTTTTAGTCAGCCTCTTATAGCCTAAAGTCTTTGAGTGACTAGATGACATATCATGTAAGTTGCTGATAGGTTTCCAGTTTTCCTCTCCTAGGTCTGCATATTGTACTTTTCCTCTTACTCGACTTAACCAGTACCAACCCAGCTTCTCAACGGATTTATACCATGGCACTTTAAAGCCAGCATCACTGACAATGAGCGGTGTGGTGTTACTCGGTAGAATGCTCGCAAGGTCGGCTAGAAATTGGTCATGAGCTTTCTTTGAACATTGCTCTGAAAGCGGGAACGCTTTCTCATAAAGAGTAACAGAACGACCGTGTAGTGCGACTGAAGCTCGCAATACCATAAGTCGTTTTTGCTCACGAATATCAGACCAGTCAACAAGTACAATGGGCATCGTATTGCCCGAACAGATAAAGCTAGCATGCCAACGGTATACAGCGAGTCGCTCTTTGTGGAGGTGACGATTACCTAACAATCGGTCGATTCGTTTGATGTTATGTTTTGTTCTCGCTTTGGTTGGCAGGTTACGGCCAAGTTCGGTAAGAGTGAGAGTTTTACAGTCAAGTAATGCGTGGCAAGCCAACGTTAAGCTGTTGAGTCGTTTTAAGTGTAATTCGGGGCAGAATTGGTAAAGAGAGTCGTGTAAAATATCGAGTTCGCACATCTTGTTGTCTGATTATTGATTTTTCGCGAAACCATTTGATCATATGACAAGATGTGTATCCACCTTAACTTAATGATTTTTACCAAAATCATTAGGGGATTCATCAGTGCTTTACCTGGCCGTTATTTTATTGATATTATTAGAAAAGTAGCTGCTAAGCGTATTGAGGTTGCTCTACAAGAAGAAAGACTATTAGTTATTAAAGCAGATCGTTCAGAATTTAAATTAAAACTTATGGATATCGATGATTATCCAGATGTTGATTTTTTAGACTTAGCAGAACCAGTGATTCTATCATCTGATATGGTGAAAGAAATTATTAAAGAAACTAATTTCGCTACAGCTGATAACGAAAAACGCCCAATTCTTACTGGGGTAAACTTTAAATATCAAGATAACCACTTATTTGCAGTTGCAACAGACTCTTACCGTTTATCTCAAAAAAATTTAAAACTAAGAACACATTCTAAAACATTTAATATTGTTATTCCAAATAAATCATTAGATGATCTATCAAAAATATTAGATCATGTGAATGAAGAAATTGAAGTATTTATTAATCCAAATAAAATATTATTTAAAATGAATAAAATTTGGTTTCAAACTAGATTATTAGAAGGTACATACCCGGATACAGCAAAAATCATACCTGTTAATTTTCCTACTGTCATTACATTTAATAAAGAAGAATTATTAAATGCAGTGGACCGTGTCTCTTTATTATCTCCAAGAGATAGAGAATCAAACTACAACATTATTAAATTAACATTAAGACCTGATCAAGTTGTTGAGATATCTTCAACAAACACTGAAGTTGGGGATGCAAAAGAAGAAATTATTCCATCAGAAGATGTAGTGGGAGAATTAATTTCAATCGCATTTAGTTCTAAATACTTAAATGAAGCACTTAAAGCATTTAATTCAACTGAAGTTACACTTAACTTTGCAGGTGAAATTAAACCGTTTGTAGTAAAAGGAAATCAAGATCCTGATCTCTTACATTTAATCTTACCAGTACGTATTGACTAATAAATATAGATAAAAATAGATGTCTTAAGAACCTATAAAACAGGTCTTAAGACATTTTTTATAAAAATTAAAAAAACAGGATTAAAAAGAACATAAAAATCTAAATACTTCAAAAACAGCCGAAATCACCATTTTTTATATATAGGCCATAGTAAACATTAATATAGACAAAAAGCGTTAAAAAGTGCGCTTTTTTACTTATATTATGTTATAATATAATAGGTAGGTGAATGAAGCGTATGAATCATTTTGAGTTAGAAGGCGAGTTTATAACCATCGCACAATTATTAAAAGCTTTAGACTACATCGGTTCCGGAGGGGAAACGAAGTATTTTTTATATGAGCATAAAGTATTACTAAATGATGCAGAAGTTTACGAGAAGAAAAAGAAGATTAAAAAAGGTGATGTCGTTACAATTAACGGCAACAAGATTTTAATTAAATGATTACTTCAATTGAATTAAGAAACTTTAGAAATTTAGAAAATTATAAAGTTTTAATCAATAAACCACTTGTGATTATTCAAGGCTTAAACGGAGTTGGAAAGACTTCCATTCTAGAATCGATTTATTTTGCTGCAACAACAAAGTCACATCGATCAAGCGTTGAAAAGGATATGATTCAATATGATAAACCCTATGCCTCAGTAAAACTTATAGAGGATTCAAAACTACATGAGATTGTACTTACACCAAATGGTAAAAGAACAACCATCAATAAATCAGAAGTTAGAAAAATTTCTGACTATATAGGTCAATTAAGAGTTGTAATGTTTGCTCCTGAAGACTTAATGCTTATCAAGGGAAGTCCTTCCGAGCGACGTTACTTTTTAGATATGGAACTCATGCAAGTTTCTAAAACCTATTTAAGAAATTTAAATAGTTATAAAAAGATCTTAAAACAAAGAAATGCTTTACTTAAGAAAAACAGAAATTTAACAGATTATACATTCTTAAATATTTTAGGTGAACAACTCTATGATGTAGGTATTCAAATTTTTGATGAAAGACAAAAGTTTATTGAAGCACTTAATCAAAAATTTAAAACAATACAAACAAAGTATAAGGACTTTGAAGTTGAGATGCTATATGAACCTAACGTCACTAAAGAAAATTTCCTTAAACATCTTAAAACAAAACAAAAACAAGATATTATGTATGAGACAACAACTGCCGGTATACATAAAGACGACTTTAAACTACTTTATAAGGGTTTGAATGCAAAAGACAGTGCATCACAGGGAACAAGTAGATTAATTGTCATAGAACTCAAATTAGCCTTGTTAGAATGGATTAAAGAAGTAACTAAGACAGATGCAATCTTACTATTAGATGATGTATTATCTGAATTAGATTTAGAACGTCAAAACTTGTTTATGAGTCAACTATCTAAAAATCATCAAGTATTTATTACAACAGCACTACCTATAAATGGACACATAGATTTTCAAAAAATAGTATTACAAGAAGGAGAAACAATCAATGCCAAATAATAATAACAGTCATTATACTGCAGATAATATTCAAATATTGGAAGGATTAGAAGCAGTTAAAAAAAGACCAGGTATGTATATCGGATCCACAGGTGAACGTGGACTTCACCACTTAGTTTGGGAAATCGTTGATAACTCAATTGACGAGGCTTTAGGCGGATATGCAGATGAAATCACCATAGAGATTTTAAAAGGTGAAGTGATACGCGTTACTGATAATGGTCGTGGTATTCCAGTAGATATCCACCCTAAGACAAAAAGACCAGCTGTTGAAACGATTTTAACAACGCTTCATGCAGGTGGTAAGTTTGATAAAGGTTCTTATAAAGTTTCTGGTGGTCTACACGGTGTAGGGGCATCTGTAGTCAACGGTTTATCTGAATGGTTTGTTGTAGAAATTCATAAAGATGGAACGATTTATGAACAAAAATATGAACGTGGTATTCCAGCATATGACCTTAAAGTAAAAGGAAGTACAGATAAATCAGGAACGATTATTTCATTCCAAGCGGATCCACTTATTTTTACTGAAACAGTTATTTATAACTATGAAACATTAAGAACAAGAATCCAACAATTAGCATTCTTAAATAAAGGACTTAAACTGAATTTAATCGATGATCGTTTTGAAGAAAACAAGTCTGAATCATTCCACTACGAAGGTGGTATTACAGAATATGTTAAGTTCTTAAATCAGTCTAAATCAAAGATTCATAATGACATTATTTATATCGATAAAGAACAAGATGGCATCACGGTAGAACTTGCTATGCAGTTTGTAGATAGCTATTCTCCAAACCTACATTCATTTACAAATAACATCTCAACTACTGAAGGTGGAATGCACGAAGATGGCTTCAAGATGGCATTAACGCGTGTTATATCTAAGTATGCAGATGATTTAAAAATGAAAAAAGATGACAGTATTTCAGGTGAGGATACTAGAGAAGGTTTAACTGCAATTATTTCAGTTAAACACCCTGAACCTCAATTTGAAGGACAAACAAAAACTAAATTAGGTAACCCTGAAGTTCGTGCAATTACATCCCAAATTACTAGTGAAGCCATAGAACGTTTTTTAATGGAAAATCCAGCTCAAGCAAAAGCGATTGTTGAAAAAGTTTTACTTGCAACACGCGCACGTGTTGCTGCAAGAAAAGCAAAAGATTTAACAAGAAGAAAATCACCACTTGATGCTTTAGGATTTGCAAGTAAACTAGCGGATTGCCGCAGTAAAGATCCTGAAAAATCAGAAATCTATATTGTGGAAGGGGACTCTGCGGGTGGTTCTGCAAAACAAGGTAGAGACTCAGAATTCCAAGCAATTATGCCATTACGTGGTAAGGTCTTAAACGTAGAAAAAGCACGTCTAGATAAAATGCTTTCTAATAAAGAAATTGTGAACTTAATCCAAGCTATGGGTACAGGTATCTCTGATGAGTTTGATATTACCAAAGCACGTTATCATAAAATTGTTATTATGACCGATGCTGACGTCGACGGTGCACATATTAGAACCCTACTATTAACATTCTTATTTAGACATATGAGACCATTAATTGATGCTGGTTATGTATATGCAGCTCAACCACCACTATATAAAATTTCTTGGGGCAGAAATTTTCAATATGCTTATAATGAACAAGAATTAAATGAACTACTAAAAACAATAGAAACAAAACCATCTATTCAACGTTATAAAGGTTTAGGAGAAATGGATGCTGAGCAATTATGGGATACTACAATGGATCCTGCAAAGCGTACTTTACTTCAAATTAAATTAGAAGATGCTATCGAAGCCGATCAAGTGTTTTCTATGTTAATGGGTGAAGAAGTTGAACCAAGAAAAGAATTTATTCAAAATAATGCACAATATGCAACAGATATTGACGCATAGGAAAGGATGTAAATAATAATGAGTGAAAATACAGATAAACTACATGATAAGATTAAAGAAGTAAACATTACTTCAGAGATGAAAACATCCTTCTTAAACTATGCGATGAGTGTTATTGTATCTCGTGCACTTCCAAATGCTAAAGACGGATTAAAACCAGTTCAAAGACGTATTCTTTACGGTATGCATGAAAATAACATGTATGCAAATACGGCACATAAAAAATCAGCGAGAATCGTTGGGGATGTTATGGGGAAATATCACCCTCATGGTGACTCTTCAATTTATGATGCCATGGTGCGTATGGCACAACCATTTAGTTATAGAAAACCATTAGTTGACGGTCATGGTAACTTTGGTTCTGTTGACGGTGATGGTGCTGCTGCGATGCGTTATACCGAAGCTAGACTATCTAAGATAGCTGGTGAAATGGTTAGAGATATCGACAAAAACACAGTAAATTTTGTAGATAACTATGATGGTTCAGAACGTGAACCACAAGTACTACCATCAAGATATCCAAACTTACTAGTAAACGGTTCAACCGGTATTGCTGTTGGTATGGCTACAAATATTCCACCACATAATTTAGGTGAAGTGATTGATGCAATCTTTGCATATTTAGATAATCCTGATATTACAGTACTTGAATTAATGCAATACATTAAGGGACCAGACTTCCCAACAGGTGGTCAAATTCTTGGTATTACAGGTCTTCGTCAAGCATATGAAACAGGTAAAGGTATTATTGCTGTTCGTGCACAACATGAAATTGTTGAAACTAAAAATAGAACAGAATTAATCATTACTGAAATACCTTACCAAGTAAATAAAACAACATTAATTGAAAGAATCGCTGAAGTTGTTAAAAATAAGATCATCGAAGGTATTTCAGACTTAAGAGATGAATCCAATAGAAAAGGTATGCGTATCGTTATTGAACTTAGAAAAGATACTAATCCATCTGTTACCTTAAATAACTTATATAAACATACTCAACTTCAAACATCCTTTGGTATTAATATGATTGCTTTAGTCGATGGACAACCAAGACTACTTAGTTTAAAAGATGCATTAACACATTATATTGCACACCAAATTGAAATTATTACACGTCGTACACAATTTGATTTAGAAAAAGCTGAAGCTAGAATGCATATATTAGAAGCACTTGTTAAAGCTTTAAATGATGTAGATAATGTCATTAAAATCATCAAAGATGCAAAAAATCCTGAAGATGCTAGAAATAATTTAATAGCAACTTATGATTTCACAGAAATTCAAGCTCGTTCTATTTTAACGATGCAACTTCAAAGATTAACAGGTCTTGAAATCGATAAAATTCATGAAGAAGCAGATAATTTAGCACATAAAATTACTGAATACAAACAAATTTTAGGTGATGAAGATCTAAAAATCGAAATCATAAAGTCTGAACTTCAAGAAATTAAAGATAAATATGATGATCCTCGTATGTCAGAAGTGAATTTATATGAAGATCTTGATATTGATAATGAAGATTTAATCCCTGTTGAAGATATCGTTGTAACTGTAACAAATAATGGTTACATCAAACGTATGAATTTAGATGAGTATAAATTACAAAACAGAGGTGGCGTCGGCATGAGTGGTGTTAAACTACATGACGATGACTTTGTTGAGCATATTGCGATGACATCAACACATGACTTCCACTTATTCTTTACCAACCTAGGTCGAGTATTTAAACTTAAAGGGTATACCTTACCATCTGGATCACGTCAATCTAAAGGGGTACCAATTGTAAACTACCTAAACTTCCAACCAGGAGAAAAATTAGCAAGCTTTACAACCATTAAAGACTTTGATGCTGAAGATCACTATCTATTCTTTGTTACAAAGAGGGGTATCGTAAAACGTACACATATTAATAACTACAAGAATATTAGACAAAACGGTATTATAGCAATCAGTTTAAGGGAAGATGATGAACTCTTAGTGACGAAATCAACCAATGGTCATAAACATATCTTACTAGGTGCATCAAACGGTAAAGCTATCCACTTCCTTGAAACAGATATTAGAGAAATTGGACGTACAGCAACCGGTGTCCGTGGTATGGACATACCAGATGATGAAGAAATTGTTGGATTTGCAGTTGTAGACGGTATTGAAGACGATATCTTAGTCATTACCGAAAACGGCTATGGAAAGCGTACATCGATTACTGAATATAGACTTCAAAACAGAGGCGGTAAAGGTGTTAAGACATTAAATGTAACAGATAAAAACGGTAAGTTAAAAACTTTACGTAAAGTTACAAACGATGAAGACATCATTGTAGTAAGTGATAGAGGTATTACAATACGTATGCCAATTGATCAAATCTCACAAACAAAACGTGCAACTCAAGGTGTAAGAATTATTACATTAAAAGGTGATCAAAAAGTATCAACAATCGCGATTGTAGATCATCAG harbors:
- the dnaA gene encoding chromosomal replication initiator protein DnaA; translation: MSPNSTLWQTILQDLEKLYNEETYNELFLPVTSTFKDQNGLLTMVVANEFLKNRINKLYIAKINELATKYSSTPVRLKFVSQEEVIEEPVADRKLTIDYRQGNLNSTYTFDSFVVGKSNMFAFRMAMKVADQPGAVANPFYIFGDVGLGKTHLMQAIGNYILDNDVEKRILYVKADNFIEDFVSLLSRNKNKTEEFNAKYKDIDVILVDDIQIMANASKTQMEFFKLFDYLYLNNKQIVITSDKPASQLTNIMPRLTTRFEAGLSVDIQIPELEHRISILKRKTATLDANLEVSEDILTFIASQFAANIREMEGALIRLISYAQTFNLEITMNVVEEALGAVLKTKKKTNDLNENNYDKIQSIVADYFQVSLPDLIGKKRHAKFTLPRHIAMYLIKLKYNIPYKTIGSLFNDRDHSTVLSACEKVERDMRMDSNLKFAVDSIVKKIDSPLLK
- a CDS encoding IS4-like element ISVsa5 family transposase, with the translated sequence MCELDILHDSLYQFCPELHLKRLNSLTLACHALLDCKTLTLTELGRNLPTKARTKHNIKRIDRLLGNRHLHKERLAVYRWHASFICSGNTMPIVLVDWSDIREQKRLMVLRASVALHGRSVTLYEKAFPLSEQCSKKAHDQFLADLASILPSNTTPLIVSDAGFKVPWYKSVEKLGWYWLSRVRGKVQYADLGEENWKPISNLHDMSSSHSKTLGYKRLTKSNPISCQILLYKSRSKGRKNQRSTRTHCHHPSPKIYSASAKEPWVLATNLPVEIRTPKQLVNIYSKRMQIEETFRDLKSPAYGLGLRHSRTSSSERFDIMLLIALMLQLTCWLAGVHAQKQGWDKHFQANTVRNRNVLSTVRLGMEVLRHSGYTITREDLLVAATLLAQNLFTHGYALGKL
- the dnaN gene encoding DNA polymerase III subunit beta; the protein is MIFTKIIRGFISALPGRYFIDIIRKVAAKRIEVALQEERLLVIKADRSEFKLKLMDIDDYPDVDFLDLAEPVILSSDMVKEIIKETNFATADNEKRPILTGVNFKYQDNHLFAVATDSYRLSQKNLKLRTHSKTFNIVIPNKSLDDLSKILDHVNEEIEVFINPNKILFKMNKIWFQTRLLEGTYPDTAKIIPVNFPTVITFNKEELLNAVDRVSLLSPRDRESNYNIIKLTLRPDQVVEISSTNTEVGDAKEEIIPSEDVVGELISIAFSSKYLNEALKAFNSTEVTLNFAGEIKPFVVKGNQDPDLLHLILPVRID
- a CDS encoding RNA-binding S4 domain-containing protein, with translation MNHFELEGEFITIAQLLKALDYIGSGGETKYFLYEHKVLLNDAEVYEKKKKIKKGDVVTINGNKILIK
- the recF gene encoding DNA replication/repair protein RecF (All proteins in this family for which functions are known are DNA-binding proteins that assist the filamentation of RecA onto DNA for the initiation of recombination or recombinational repair.), producing MITSIELRNFRNLENYKVLINKPLVIIQGLNGVGKTSILESIYFAATTKSHRSSVEKDMIQYDKPYASVKLIEDSKLHEIVLTPNGKRTTINKSEVRKISDYIGQLRVVMFAPEDLMLIKGSPSERRYFLDMELMQVSKTYLRNLNSYKKILKQRNALLKKNRNLTDYTFLNILGEQLYDVGIQIFDERQKFIEALNQKFKTIQTKYKDFEVEMLYEPNVTKENFLKHLKTKQKQDIMYETTTAGIHKDDFKLLYKGLNAKDSASQGTSRLIVIELKLALLEWIKEVTKTDAILLLDDVLSELDLERQNLFMSQLSKNHQVFITTALPINGHIDFQKIVLQEGETINAK
- the gyrB gene encoding DNA topoisomerase (ATP-hydrolyzing) subunit B; its protein translation is MPNNNNSHYTADNIQILEGLEAVKKRPGMYIGSTGERGLHHLVWEIVDNSIDEALGGYADEITIEILKGEVIRVTDNGRGIPVDIHPKTKRPAVETILTTLHAGGKFDKGSYKVSGGLHGVGASVVNGLSEWFVVEIHKDGTIYEQKYERGIPAYDLKVKGSTDKSGTIISFQADPLIFTETVIYNYETLRTRIQQLAFLNKGLKLNLIDDRFEENKSESFHYEGGITEYVKFLNQSKSKIHNDIIYIDKEQDGITVELAMQFVDSYSPNLHSFTNNISTTEGGMHEDGFKMALTRVISKYADDLKMKKDDSISGEDTREGLTAIISVKHPEPQFEGQTKTKLGNPEVRAITSQITSEAIERFLMENPAQAKAIVEKVLLATRARVAARKAKDLTRRKSPLDALGFASKLADCRSKDPEKSEIYIVEGDSAGGSAKQGRDSEFQAIMPLRGKVLNVEKARLDKMLSNKEIVNLIQAMGTGISDEFDITKARYHKIVIMTDADVDGAHIRTLLLTFLFRHMRPLIDAGYVYAAQPPLYKISWGRNFQYAYNEQELNELLKTIETKPSIQRYKGLGEMDAEQLWDTTMDPAKRTLLQIKLEDAIEADQVFSMLMGEEVEPRKEFIQNNAQYATDIDA
- the gyrA gene encoding DNA gyrase subunit A, giving the protein MSENTDKLHDKIKEVNITSEMKTSFLNYAMSVIVSRALPNAKDGLKPVQRRILYGMHENNMYANTAHKKSARIVGDVMGKYHPHGDSSIYDAMVRMAQPFSYRKPLVDGHGNFGSVDGDGAAAMRYTEARLSKIAGEMVRDIDKNTVNFVDNYDGSEREPQVLPSRYPNLLVNGSTGIAVGMATNIPPHNLGEVIDAIFAYLDNPDITVLELMQYIKGPDFPTGGQILGITGLRQAYETGKGIIAVRAQHEIVETKNRTELIITEIPYQVNKTTLIERIAEVVKNKIIEGISDLRDESNRKGMRIVIELRKDTNPSVTLNNLYKHTQLQTSFGINMIALVDGQPRLLSLKDALTHYIAHQIEIITRRTQFDLEKAEARMHILEALVKALNDVDNVIKIIKDAKNPEDARNNLIATYDFTEIQARSILTMQLQRLTGLEIDKIHEEADNLAHKITEYKQILGDEDLKIEIIKSELQEIKDKYDDPRMSEVNLYEDLDIDNEDLIPVEDIVVTVTNNGYIKRMNLDEYKLQNRGGVGMSGVKLHDDDFVEHIAMTSTHDFHLFFTNLGRVFKLKGYTLPSGSRQSKGVPIVNYLNFQPGEKLASFTTIKDFDAEDHYLFFVTKRGIVKRTHINNYKNIRQNGIIAISLREDDELLVTKSTNGHKHILLGASNGKAIHFLETDIREIGRTATGVRGMDIPDDEEIVGFAVVDGIEDDILVITENGYGKRTSITEYRLQNRGGKGVKTLNVTDKNGKLKTLRKVTNDEDIIVVSDRGITIRMPIDQISQTKRATQGVRIITLKGDQKVSTIAIVDHQEPEEEVVSNEAVVTQEQMALSNQKKVLEVVELEALEESVDEEDTKNAKQTKLDL